CCGATCAGAAAAACGGCAAGTGCCAGAATATATATCGTCAATCGGTTATTCAAGTTCATTCGCTCCTTGTGGTTTCATATCCTTGTACATTCATAACGGAATCGGCCGCCGTTCTTGTCATCACTCTACGATGCTGTTAAGGTTAAGTCAAAGAAACGTTTCTGAATGAAACGTTCATTTTTTTTGAACGAAGGAGTGACATCGAATGGAATTGCGCCAACTTAGAACCTTCTATACGCTGGCTTCCACGCTTAATTTCGCCCGCGCCGCCGAAGCGCAGAACTATGTTCCCTCAACGGTTACGATGCAAATGAAGGCCCTGGAGGAAGAATTGGGGGTGAAGCTGGTAGACCGGCTCGGCAAAAATGTAACGTTAACCGATACCGGAAAAACGTTCCTGCGTTATGCAGACAACATCCTGTGTATGGTGGAGGAGGCGCAGCATGCCCTCAAGCAGCCCGGTGAGCTGACAGGCACCATCGTGATCAGCGCAGATGAGACGTTATGCACCTACCGGCTTCCCGCCGTGCTGCAACGCTTCCGGCAGCTCCACCCCGGGGTCCGGCTGATCTTCCTGCCGCTCGTGAGTCCAAGCCTCAGGCAGAGCCTGCGGGACGGGGATGTCGATGTGATCTTCATGCTGGATGAAGTGAAGGGCGAGAGCGGATTTTGCGGAGAAAAAATAAGAGACGAGCGCTTCTGCCTCCT
The sequence above is a segment of the Paenibacillus sp. FSL R7-0204 genome. Coding sequences within it:
- a CDS encoding LysR family transcriptional regulator: MELRQLRTFYTLASTLNFARAAEAQNYVPSTVTMQMKALEEELGVKLVDRLGKNVTLTDTGKTFLRYADNILCMVEEAQHALKQPGELTGTIVISADETLCTYRLPAVLQRFRQLHPGVRLIFLPLVSPSLRQSLRDGDVDVIFMLDEVKGESGFCGEKIRDERFCLLAAPDHPLASRPALAIQDFHGETFLLTEQGCSYRSFFERSLSQKGMAGITELEFHSAEAIKQCAKLGMGIAILPEMAVSEELKRGELVSLPWDLTAVSFATQMFWHEEKWLSPAIEAFIRLARDLESSP